Sequence from the Bremerella volcania genome:
TCAGCACGAACTCGCGCGACGTGTACGGCTGGCGTCCCAGTTCGGAAATACGGGACGCCGGCTCGACGTAAAGATTGGGATATTTGTCCAACCACTGCGCGACGACGGCCAAGTCCTCCGAGTTATTCGCCATGTGTGCGCCGATGAAGATCGTCTCGGGGTGACGCTCGATCACGCGGTTACGCGCCGCCAGCAACTGCTGGCACGAGGGAAACTTGTCGCCGTAGAAACTCCAATCGGGATGGCGCGAGAGCTCTTCCCAGCGTTCATTCGTTTTGTCGATCGGCTCGAAGAAAGCCACCGGGTCGGCCGTATGAATGATCACCGGCAGACCAAGCTTGCCGCATGCTTCCCAGATCGGGTCCCAGCGGGGATCATCGATTTTCAAAAGCGAGCCGTCCGCATCTCGGTAACCCAGACCGAACTGCTTGAAGAGCTTGAGACCGCTGGCTCCCTTCTTTTTCACTTCGGCCAGTTCCAGGGCCATTCGCCGACCAAACTCAGGCCGCTGGCAAGCCCATGTCTCAGGCTTGTCCGGGTCCCCCTCCCCCTGCCAGTCGATGTTCGCGTAAATCAGAAACCGATCGGGGTACTTGGTCCACAGGTATTTGGCGTGGGCATCGAATTCGTCCCCCAGCTTTCCGTCGAGACTCACGCATAACGCGATATTATTGCGATCCATCACCTCGACGAAGTCGTCTAGTTGTTCAGGCGAATGCTTCAAGCGATAGCGAAAGTGGGTGTGATCATCCACCACGGGGAACTTGGCGTGGGTCAGATTCGTCTGACGAACTTTCAGGGTCGCCTCGGGGCGAAACTCGCCGATGGCCAGTGGCCGCCCATCTTCACCATCCAACGGTGGGTCTGCTTCGCCTGTCTGGGCCTGAGCAAGGCTCACGCTGCTGGCCAAACCAACCAGCAGCCAAACCAGCGATCGTACATGGTGAGTGGGACAGATCATGAAACTTTCCTTTCGTTGTCAACTTTTTTTGCCTGATGCGGATAACCCTATCAAGGCATTTTTGCTTGTCTGGCGGCAAGGGGGATAGTAACGATTGGTACGGAGGCATTTAAGCCGTAAAATGTGGCGATCGACCCAATCTTCGAACTCTTGTAATGTTATGAGCCTGGACGAAACGCAACGACAAACTCCGGGGCAGCTAAGTGCGGCGAAACATTTGAGCCGCCCCAAGGGACGCCCCCCTTGCGACATACCTGGCTACGACATGGATTCGTTGCTGGGGCGAGGAGCCTATGGCGAGGTCTGGGTCGCCACCGACCAAAACACAGGCCGCCGGGTCGCCATCAAAATCTACCACCATCGTGGGGCCCTGGACGAAAGCCTGATCGCGGCGGAAGTCGAAAAGCTCGTCTTCCTCTCGGCCGATCGCTACGTGGTCCAATTGCTGGAAGTAGGTTGGAACGCGGAACCTCCCTACTATGTCATGGAATATCTCCCCAATGGTTCGCTGGAAGATCTCCTGCGGCGGGGTGGAGCCATGGATGTCGAGGACGCGATCCAAAAATTCAAGGACGTGGTCATTGGTCTGTTGCATGCACATGGGAAAGGCATTTTCCATTGTGATCTGAAGCCGGCCAATATCCTACTCGATCAAGATGGCAAGGCTCGCATTGCCGACTTCGGCCAATCGCGGCTCTCGAACGATCAGCGGCCGGCCCTGGGCACATTGTTCTTCATGGCCCCGGAACAAGCCGACATCGAGGCCTCGCCAGACGTCCGCTGGGATGTCTACGCGCTGGGGGCACTGCTCTATACGATGCTCGTCGGGGAGCCTCCGTTTCGCTCTTCTTCCAGTGTCGGACAAATTGACTCGACGTCCGGGCTGCGCGATCGACTGGAAAAATACCGCCATGTGATCGC
This genomic interval carries:
- a CDS encoding amidohydrolase family protein; the encoded protein is MICPTHHVRSLVWLLVGLASSVSLAQAQTGEADPPLDGEDGRPLAIGEFRPEATLKVRQTNLTHAKFPVVDDHTHFRYRLKHSPEQLDDFVEVMDRNNIALCVSLDGKLGDEFDAHAKYLWTKYPDRFLIYANIDWQGEGDPDKPETWACQRPEFGRRMALELAEVKKKGASGLKLFKQFGLGYRDADGSLLKIDDPRWDPIWEACGKLGLPVIIHTADPVAFFEPIDKTNERWEELSRHPDWSFYGDKFPSCQQLLAARNRVIERHPETIFIGAHMANNSEDLAVVAQWLDKYPNLYVEPASRISELGRQPYTSREFVLKYQDRILFGTDGPWPEERLHYYWRFFETFDEYFPYSEKVPPPQGLWCIYGIGLPDDVLKKIYHENAVKVIPGIESKLKKYVEKQDAAK